DNA from Pelodiscus sinensis isolate JC-2024 chromosome 1, ASM4963464v1, whole genome shotgun sequence:
GACTGCCCTAAATAACGTGACAGCTGCACACTAggcctgctccctgcctccagcctacGGCTTGGCTGGACCCTGTCTGAGAAGACACAGCCGCtctgccaggccctgcagggggcgtgtgtgtgtgtaaaactctcAGCGGTTTGGGACCTTACCCATCTCTAGTGAGCCCCTCGTCATGGTGTCTAGGCACCTTCTCTGTCCTCAGGGAACACTTGGGGCCCAGTAtctgcccaccccagcctgagcccttgctagctgcaaagTTTATGGCAGCCtgtcaccccccagccctggtggCAAGTCCCCATGTCAGTGTCCTTTTCATCAgctctccctgtcccctcccagggGTTTCAAATTCCCCCAGCAAACATCCCCCCATCACATTTCTCCCGTTCAGCCCAGTACTCACTGTCCAGATACGCGCAGTTAAAGTGGCTGCAGGTCTGGTTTGTGCTCCGGAGGACGTAGCTGTTAGTTGTACTCCCTTCTTCTTGAAACACTCTGAATATCTCATGGACTGGGATTAacacttcttcctcctcctgaaaGTTTGAGAAGTTCCTGATGTCAACGCCGAAGCACGTGTAGATGGTGAAAAATGTGTCTGTGCCAAATATCTTAGCCACTTCTTTATTAACTGAGGAAGAGGTAAATTGTCCAAACCTAATGGGGTCTGATCCTGTGTGCTGAAATCTAATGCCTTTAACCCCCCGGTACACCGCCATTTTGTACCTCTCGTCACACTTCCCTCGTAAGAGCTGTAAGGCTCTTGTCAAATAATAATGAAAGGCTTTGAACTGAAAATGCTCCATGTAGTTATCTCGAGATGTCCCAGTACTTTTTACTGCATGATTAAACTCCTCGTGAAAGTCATTGTCAGTATAGGCTACTATGGCTCTTCCATGCTCATCCTTAAAGCCCG
Protein-coding regions in this window:
- the LOC102444481 gene encoding ecto-ADP-ribosyltransferase 5-like; this translates as MGGVGTTMKSLLIPLTYFWLQTWLEIPPAKGQVELDMVLAAFDDQYIGCANKMDEIVPGLLEKEKSMSSRFSMVWETSEKKWQEVKTKLPLPTGFKDEHGRAIVAYTDNDFHEEFNHAVKSTGTSRDNYMEHFQFKAFHYYLTRALQLLRGKCDERYKMAVYRGVKGIRFQHTGSDPIRFGQFTSSSVNKEVAKIFGTDTFFTIYTCFGVDIRNFSNFQEEEEVLIPVHEIFRVFQEEGSTTNSYVLRSTNQTCSHFNCAYLDRNKDQMCVYNSATRGGVAFPSRTSLSLFGGSVILIHAAALKLMAGV